AAAGCTGAAGAAGCGGTATTTCTCCGCTATTGCTTCTTTATAGGCGTCAAGAATATGATCGCGGCCAGCTAAAGCACTGACCAGCATAACCAGTGTGGATTTGGGCAAGTGAAAGTTAGTGATCAGAGCATTAACAACTTTAAATGAATATCCTGGATAAATAAAAATATCTGTCCAGCCATTGCATTCTTTCAGAGGGCCGCCTTCGCATAAGTTACCGACCGTCTCCAAGGTGCGGCAAGAAGTCGTCCCGACAGCGATAATCCGGCTGCCTCGATTCATAGCAGCATTTAATATATCGGCTGTTTCTTGGGAAAAGCTGAAATATTCCGCATGCATCACATGTTCTTCCACCCGTTCTACCGACATTGGACGAAAGGTACCCAGTCCAACATGGAGGGTGATGTAGGTGATATTTACACCTTTTGCAGTGAGCTGTTCCATAAGTTCTTTGGTAAAATGAAGCCCTGCTGTAGGAGCTGCTGCCGAGCCTTCATGCCGGGCATACACCGTCTGATAACGTTCACGATCATCCAAAGTTTCCTTAATATACGGGGGAAGCGGCATAGTTCCCAGCCTGTCCAATATTTCCTGGAAAATACCCTTATATATAAAGCGTAAAGTCCGTCCACCCATATCTTCTTCTTCTTCAACTACTGCACGAAGCTCTTCACCAAAAACGATAACCGCACCCGTCTTCAGCTTCTTACCTGGCTTCACAAGAGCTTCCCAGCGATCATCGCCAAGATCTTTCAAGAGCAAAACCTCAGCCTTCGCTCCTGTGTCCTCTTTAATTCCGAATAGGCGCGCAGGAATGACTCTCGTATCATTCAGTACGAGAGTATCTCCGGCTTGTAATTCATCAACAATATCCGTGAAATGCCGGTGAGACATATCACCGTTCTGCCGGTTCACCGTCAGTAGCCTGGAAGAACTCCGGTCGGGAAGCGGAGTCTGAGCGATCAGTTCCTCCGGCAAATAAAAATCATAGGCGTCTACATTCATTATCATTCTTCATTCCTTAACTATAGTTACGTTGCGATAATAGTGTTGCAATATTTGTTTGTAATCATACCCGCTGTCTGCCATACCCTTTACGCCCCATTGGGACATACCCAGCCCATGTCCATAACCACGGCCGATAAACAGGAATCCGGGGTTGCTGTTGATGACTCTGGCTGTAGAATCGCCACCCATAATTACGGTTCCGCTACCGTTAACTGTTACCTTACCTGATGCAGATAGCACACCTGCACTCTGAGAACTGGTAACTGTTCCAGTAGCACCGTCAGCGCCTAATACAGTATAACTGGAGGAGGGTACAATATCAAACAATGTACTCGGCAATCCATTAAGACTCGATCGGAATAAATCTGGGTATTTCATCTTCAGAATTTCTCCATTAGCTTTAACTTGAACAGCTCTTCCCGAAGGTCCCCGTTGAGTTACCTGTAAGCTGATTATAGAAGAAGGTAACGAACTGCTCGTTACACCTTGCAGACTCTTCAGCAGCTCTGCTGAAGTATAAGGCCCTTTAATCCAGCTGTAGCTGCCAGACTCAATCACCTTATTTAGTACAACTGCATTCTCTCCCGGGTTTAGCTTACCAACAGGACTTACTTCACTCTGGATGATAGGAAGAGGGCGTATGTTCACACCTTGGGTTGAGGCTGTGAGTATTTCTAGTCCTGCTGAGGTTCTAGCCCCTGTTAATTTAACGTTATCTTCACGCGCATATCCAACGGTGCCGTTAGGCAGCATTACATTATACCAATTCTTCGAGGTGGCAGTCGCTGAAATATCTGTAGGGCTTGCCACACTTCCGAACATAACCCCGCCATTCCCCCACACTTCTGAAGGGTCAGCCGTATATCCTCCGCTATTAGAGGAGAATACCGCCTCCACAATCTTGCCCCCGCTCATTAACACTTCACCGGCAGTGGCATCAACCGCTTTGGTAATTACTGGAGCCTCGGCACCTATGCCGTTATATACCTGACTTAAGGTTGTGTCGACCACGTTCGCTACATCGAACCGGTTTCCTTGAGATCGCGCATAGCTGCGAGCAGCTACAGCCTGAGCTTTAAGCGCCTCAACCGCCCAACCGGATGATACCTCTCCGCCGACAACCGCATACAAATACTTCTCCAAAGGAACTTCATTGATAACAGCCAATGAACCGTTTAATCCGCTAAGTTCAAAATTCCCCCGGTACGTTCGTTTCGACCTTTCCGTAAGCTGAATCCCGGCGTCATTGCCAACTGCAGTGAATTTAGTTCCGTTACCAGTTATCATATAATGGGAAGTTTGTCCCTCATTTGTCCAATCCTGACCGGCATCCGTTCGTAGAATTAACCCGCTTGAAGCCACTGCGCTGGGTGTCAAAGTAAGCTGTGGCAAGGATTGAGATACTAGAGCCTGTAGGGCTGACAGTTCACTGTCATTTGCGGCTTCCCCGATCCAAACTTCATATTTCACACCATCGACAGTCGGTACAATAACAGTCCAGGCATCAAAGCCCACCGCTGCAATACTGCCCACTACAGTATCTGCCTCTTGCTGGGTTGTATAGATACCTGCACTAAGATGCTTACTTCCTTTTACCGTAGGGATTTGACCTGCAGGAATAGTTATTCCTGACTTCCCTACCCGGGTTGCCGCATCCTTTGCTGCGTTTTCGCTGGCATACATCCCTGTGTATAACTGGTACAGGTTGCCGCCATTTTTGGATGCAGCGAATAACAACGGCTTGTCAGAGGTTGCTTGAAGTTTTTTGGCCGCATCAGCCGCTTCCCTCCATAGGGGAGTTTCAAGCACCTTTACCCGGAAGCTGTCATAACTGAAGCGAGCTATGCTCTTAACCGGCATGGTGACCAACGGGGAGCCCTCTTTGGAGAGCACACTCCACGGCTGATTGGATTGTAAGGAAATTACCGGAACGGTAGATTTATATTTGCTTCCAATGTCAGCAAAAAGGGCGACACGTATCGTAAGATTAGAATCGGCATGACTATAACCAACAGGGAGCATCAAGCTTCCCATAACCAGTGTTGCTGCTAATAATCCTTTGCAGGTTGGAGATAGCAAAGTTCTCCATCCCCGCTTTGAATGATTCATCCTGCATCCTCCTCCATAAATGTAGTTGATTCTCAGGTCTGCTCCGGAGGGAGCGATAGGCCCAAGTGTTGATAGGCTGCTGGTGTAACAATTCTTCCGCGCGGTGTTCTTTGCATGAACCCAATCTGTAATAAATAAGGCTCATATACATCTTCAATCGTTTGGCTCTCTTCGCCTATAGTGGCGGCTATTGTATCAAGCCCTACAGGGCCTCCACGAAAGCCTGTAATCATAGAGCGCAGCATCTTGTGGTCAATGCTGTCGAGTCCAAGAGGATCGACTTGAAGCAACTTTAAGGCCTCACTGGCAATCTCAGGTGTAATGATTCCATCGCCCCGGACCTGTGCAAAGTCCCGGACCCTCTTCAGCAAACGATTCGCTATCCGCGGAGTTCCCCTTGAGCGTAAGGCCACCTCGTCGGCGGCATCACCAAGAATCTCAATGCCCAATAGATCGGCATTGCGCGAGACGATATAACTTAATTCATCTATTGAATACAACTCTAGACGACTTACAACCCCGAAACGGTCGCGTAGCGGTGCTGACAACATTCCTGCACGGGTTGTTGCACCGATTAGGGTAAAGGGCGGTAAATCCAGGCGCATGGAGCGGGCGCTTGGTCCCTTACCAATCATGATATCAAGTGCAAAATCCTCCATAGCCGGATACAGTACCTCTTCCACAGTTCGGTGCAGACGATGGATCTCATCGATGAATAACACATCGCCCTCTTGCAGATTGGTCAGAAGTGCAGCCAAGTCACCTGGGCGTTCTATAGCAGGACCCGATGTTGTGCGCAGGCTGACACCCAGTTCATTGGCGATAATATTAGCCAAAGTCGTTTTCCCAAGGCCCGGAGGTCCATAGAGAAGTACATGATCCAAAGCTTCACTTCTCATTTTTGCAGCTTCTATATATATTTTCAGGTTTTCTTTGACCTGGTTCTGTCCGATATACTCACCCAGATAACGAGGACGCAAGCTAAACTCAACCGCCTGCTCTTCCATCATTAAATTTGCGGATATGATCCGGTCATCCATCTTTCATCGCTCCCATTCTTCAGCATGTCTGTAGTCCTATCTAGCTACATACAGAAGCTTAAGCGCTCTTTTCATCAGCACGTCAACCGTTTCCGACTCTGCTCCCTCTTGCTTCAAGGAGAGCCATGCACGATCCAGCTCACTTTCTGTATAACCGAGCGCCTTCAACCCGTCTCTGGCCTCCTGCCAAGGCAGAACACCGTCTTCCGTGTCCTGATTCACAGCAAACAGACCTGTCTGTATAGGGATGTTCCCCAGACCCTCCAGCTTGTCCTTCAAATCCAGAATCATCCGCTGTGCCGTTTTCTTGCCGATCCCCGGCAGCTTAATCAGGAAAGTTATGTTCTCTTGATAAATAGCAGATATCAGTTGATCCGGAGTTCCCCCCGTCAATATCCCCAAAGCCACGCGTGGGCCGATCCCCGACACCTCTATCAGCTTGCGGAACAATCTTTGCTCCTCCCGGGTAGGAAACCCAAATAGAAGCGTGGCATCTTCACGTGTCTGGTAATGGATAAAGATCGTTACAGGTCCATCGACCTTGGCAAAAGCATACGGATTCGGGCAAAATACCCGGTATCCTACGCCCTGAACATCCAATACCACATATTCCGACTCTAAATGAACAACGGGACCTCTTAAGAAATCTATCATTTTCGCAATACCTCATTTAATTTGGAATTAAGACTATAGGAATGGGCATGACATACCGCTACTGCTAAAGCATCTGCTACATCGTCCGGTTTCGGAACTACTGATAATTTCAGCAGCATCTTAATCATTTCCTGCACCTGATGTTTCTCTGCTTTGCCGTAGCCGACAACGGCTTGCTTGACCTGCATAGGAGTATATTCCGCTACGGGCAGTCCGCGCTGTACAGCAGCCAGAATGATCACGCCACGAGCTTGTGCAACGGGTAATGCGGTCGAAACATTTCGACTGAAGAACAGCTTTTCAATCGCTACCGTATCCGGTTTATATTTATCAATCAGCTGAACCATGCCTTCATAGACATGAAGCAGTCGTTCTTCCTCCGGTGTGTGAGCCTCTGTCTGAATACAGCCGTATTGAACTGGCTTCAGTTTATTGGCCTCCTTGTCCACGAATCCGAACCCCACAATCGCCAGCCCCGGGTCAATTCCAAGAATGCGCAATTCTATCTCTCCTCTATTAAAGCGAACATATGTATTCCTTCTAACCATTATAGCAAAAATAGCCCTTCCGGGAGAAAAAAATTTGCAATTGCAAATAATAATGAAACGACTCTTAAAGACACAGAAATAAGGCTTCCGATGCTTGCATCAGAAACCTTTAATTTATATCTATATTTAAGTCTAATCCTTACTTTGCATAACTTGTTCCGCACTATCCCTTGCATAGTCGCTAAAAGTAGACAGCACACTATTGTACTCTTCGATATCCTGAACCCGAATCCCCTCCTGAAGCTGCTTCCAAATATTCTCCGGTAACGAGGACTTCATGGAGCCCATATCCATCTGAAAAAAGGTCTTTAGAACCTCCTCCTTCACCGGATGCCCCTTGAATAAGGTTAGATTACCGTGTTCATCCACACCAATGTAGGAATCTTTTTTGCAGGACGGTGATAGATCTTCCACTTTCTTTTCAAGCCATAAGTCGCCTTCAGTGCTTAGCCAACCCTTCCATGCTTGGTGCTCTGTGATTAGAGCCTTAAGCTGAACAGGATCTTTCACTCCGGGTAACGTCTGAATTTCCTCACCGCTTACGTAGTTTATTTTCAGGTGAACCGTTCTGCTAATCCCGCTTTGGGCGATGATCTTCAGAAGTTGTTCATTCTGTAAAGTAACTGATTTATCTTCCTGGATGTCCTCTTGTGCTTTCCATACAGCTGCCGCCGGCTCATCCCCAGAATTCACTTGTAGTGATGAATGGGTCAACAGACCACTGATTTCCTGCGGGACCCGCATCCCGCCCCATGCCAATATTGTCAAAGCCGCACATGCCGTTCCAACCCAAAGCGCCTTTTTCCAACGTCTCCATCGCCGCCAAAGTTGTTTTTTTAAGCGAAAAGCGTTCACGTTAATCCCTTCATTCTACTTTTTTCCTATTGTGACCTATGAAGGGAGCATTTATGCGCTTATAGAGGAATAATTCAAATGACTTTGAATTTTATTAAATTTTTGAGTTTCTTGAGTTTCTTACGATCCTGCTCATTCACTTCAATTCATGTTTCGTGTATAATTTAGCTTGATGTAGGTACGGAAATATTCGGTATGACTACCAGCAATCCTATTAATAGTTTCTTCTACTGCCTAAATATAAGAAAAAGGGGAACTTCATTGATGATTATTCATCCAAAAACACGCAGCTTTATATGCACAACAGCTCATCCGGAGGGATGCGCAAAGCAAATCGAGAAACAAATTGATTACATAAATGCTCAAAAAAAGTTTAACGGCCCCACTAATGTACTAGTCATCGGTGCTTCAACCGGGTACGGACTTGCTTCACGTATTGCTGCCGCCTTTGGTGCAGGTGCCAACACCCTGGGAGTTTTCTTTGACAGAGCAGCAGAAGGTGCGCGTACCGCAACTGCAGGCTGGTACAATACCGCGGCATTTGAAGCAAAAGCTAAACAAAACGGGCTTAAATCCTTCAGTATTGTCGGAGATGCCTTCTCGGACAGCATTAAAGCCAAAACCATAGAACTCATTAAGGCAGAATTCGGCCAAGTTGATTTAGTAGTATACAGCCTTGCTTCCCCACGCCGGACACACCCGGTTACAGGAGAAATTTTTTCTTCTGTTATTAAGCCTATTGGACCTACTTATACGAATAAAACCTTGAACTTCCACAGCGGAGAAGTATCGTTTACCAGTATCGAACCCGCTACTGATGAAGAAATCCGTCAAACCACCGCAGTCATGGGGGGCGAAGATTGGAGAATGTGGATAGAGCAGCTGTCTGAGGCGGGCGTCATTGCCAAAGGAGCTACAACTGTCGCTTACTCTTATGTTGGGCCTGAGGTTACACAACCCGTTTATCGCGAAGGAACTATCGGCAAAGCCAAAAATGATCTTGAAAATACGGCTATACAATTGAATGATCTTCTTCAATCACAAGGCGGACGTGCCTTTGTTTCGGTCAATAAAGCATTGGTAACTCAATCGAGTTCGGCTATTCCTGTCGTTCCGCTGTATATTTCCGCACTTTACAAAGTAATGAAGGAAAAAGAACTGCATGAGAACTGCATCGAACAAATGTATCGTCTATTCTCCGAACGTTTATATGGGGAAGGTACCGTTGAAGTGGATGAGAAAGGCCTTATTCGGATTGATGACTGGGAAATGCGCGAAGATGTTCAGGCAGAGGTAATGAAACGTTGGCTCGATCTGGATACAGACAATGTTAATGATCTAGCGGATCTTACAGGTTACCAGCAAGACTTTTATAATCTGTTCGGTTTTCGAACCGAAGGTATAGATTATGAGGCAGATGTAGATCAAAATGTTGACATTCCGAACCTGTACTAATTGAATTCCTAGCGAAAATATATAGATATACCAAGCTCCCCACACTCTGGGGGGCTTTTTTGTTGTTAGGATAATTGCATTTTTTATTATTATTTCAAAATTTGATTTCAATCCTCTTTTTTAGAAAGGGAACGAGATAGAATCAAATTGCTGATACACATAAATACACATAAAGCACAGGAGGTTATTGGAATGAAACCAGGATTTAAACTAGCAAAAGATATTTATTGGGTGGGTAAAATCGATGAACGCGAGGTTCCCTTTCACCGCCTGCTCTTAACAAAAGGTACCACTTACAACTCGTATTTGCTCAAAACCGGCAAGCCGACCGTCATAGATACAGTAGATATGGAATTCGGAAGAGAATTCGCAGAACAACTGTCTGAGTTAATAGATCCCCTCGATATTCAGTACATTGTAATCAATCATACAGAACCTGACCACTCGGGCGGATTGGCGGCACTCGCTGGTAAAGCTACTAACGCTACCATCGTCTGCACGGAGATCGCCGTACCCGAAATTCAGCAGATGTATAAGCTGCAGCATCGCAACTATCTCGTGGTTAAAGACGGAGACCAGCTGGATATCGGCGGGAAAACCCTCCTGTTCAAAGAGACTCCCTACCTTCATACAGAAGAGACGATGATTACCTACTGTATAGAGGATAAAATATTATTTCCCTGCGATATTTTCAGCACGCATATTGCCGTGGAGAAGCTTTTTGCCGATGAGGCTGGGTTTGATATTACCGAGGATTTCAAAGGCTATTATCAGGCCATTATCCACCCGCACAGAAGGTATGTACGGACATTGATGGAAGCGATCAAGGATTTGGAGATTGACATGATTGCCCCTTCACACGGATTTGCGATCCGACAAGACATTCCTAAATTCATTAACTTATATGCAGAACTTAGCTCCGAGACGACAGTAGGCAAGAAAGTCTCTATTGTCTATACAACTATTAAGAATAGCACTAAAAAAATGGCCCACATCCTGCAGGATTCTTTCTTGGAAAACAATATTGAGGTCGAACTGTGGGACGCAGACAAATCCGATGAAGCCGATATTCTAAAAAGTATTGCAGCGGCTGACGCTGTCTTTATCGGAAGTTCAACCAAGTATGCGGATATGACCGGGAATTTGGAAAGTATTTTGCTTAAACTTAAGGATTTGAATTTGGAAGGTAAGTTAGCCGCAGCATTCGGTTCCTATGGTTGGAGTGGAGAAGCTATTGAAGTAGTGCAGGATTACTTAAACGGAACGAACATGGCCGTACAAAGCACTTCACACGTTATCAAAACAACCGGAATGACCCATGTTGAATTCCCGATCCGTATCCGTTTCTCCCCTAAAGAGAAAGAAAAAATCTCCAAAATCAAAAACGCCGCCGAGTTCGTCTCGGACCTGCTTCTTAGCGCGATCTAAACTAACCATAGAATCAACGGAGGAAACCAGATGGAAGAGAAACATTACGTTATTGTTGGTAGCGGAGTAGCCGCTGTACATGCAGCCAAAGCAATCAGAGATCATGACGGGGAAGCATCCATCTCCATTTATGGAGAAGAATCCAACCTGCCTTATAACCGGATTAAACTCTCCAAGGGATTATTCACGGACCTGCACAGCGATAAAGTGTTAATTAAGAAAGAAAAGTGGTATCTGGAAAATCGGATCAAAGTCCAAAGCGGTACATCCATCACTGATATTGATCCAGATAAAAGAGTTGCAACTACCGGGGATGGGCAGAACGTTCCCTATTATAAGCTCCTTCTGTGTACAGGGGCCGCAAACCGGAAATTGAACATGGATGGAGCATCCTTGCGCAATGTCCATAACATTCGCGATATGACGGATGCTGACAAGCTTAAGTCAGAACTGCAAAGTGGTAACCGCATCTGTATTATTGGCGGAGGCGTTCAGGGTGTGGAGACCGCATGGTCCTTTATAGAAGCAGGCTATCACGTAACCATTGTAGAAGCTGCCCCGCGTCTTATGAGCAGACAACTGGATGAACAAGCCTCAACACTTCTGACACAAAGAATTATCGGTCTAGGAGCTGACGTAAGACTCGGCCAGGGAGTTAAATGTATCAGGGGAACAGACAGCGTGCAGGGAGTTGAGCTTGAAGACAGCACTATACTACCTTGTGAGCATGTCGTATACTCGATCGGAATCATACCGAATACAGACCTTGCCCGTAAGGCGAGTATTCATGTACAGTCAGGCATCCTTGTGAATGAGAACATGGAGACTAGTACGGCCCATGTGTATGCTGCAGGTGACGCAGCCGAGTATCTCGGCAAAGTGGAAGGCCTGTGGGGAGGAGCAATCGAACAAGGGAAAATAGCCGGTACCAATATGACAGGTACCCCGGTTGCTTACCAGAGGTCTGTACCCGTTACTTTATTCAACGCCTTTGAGACACCCCTATTTTCCATTGGTATGGTTGATGAGGAGCAATGTGATAATAGCTTGACCCATTTAGTTGGAGAGCTTTACACTCGTATTTTTATAAAAGATGATTCCATTGTAGGAGTCATTTCATTTGAAGGTGCTGCTGCTTCCCTCTCTTATAAGACAGCGATTGAGCAGAGAATAACACTTGATGGTATTGATCTTGCTCACAGCACAATTAAGGAAATTATTGGCGAGGTCATGAAACGATCACAGAAATAACACTATAAATCTACTGACAAGGAGATCAGATTATGAAAAAATATATATGTGAGCCCTGTGGCTATATCTACGACCCGGCTATTGGTGATCCTGATGAAGATGTTTGTCCAGGTACAGCCTTTGAGGATCTCCCAGAGGATTGGATTTGTCCGGTCTGCGGAGAAGATACCAGTCACTTTGCGCCTATTGAAGATAAGTAATAACTAGATAAATCGAATAGTAACGGTTTAGCAAATCGATAAATAATCGCGGGACCATCATGCAACCGTGAGAGAGGTGATTGTATGACAGAACATTCCTGCCAATTCTCTAAGGAGCCCTGTACACGCAAAGTTCCAATCTTTACTTCGTTATCTGATGAGGACCTTGCAAAGGTCAGCGCCATGATCAAACACAAAAAGTACAGTAAGGGACAAGCTTTAATCTTAGAGGAGCAGCCTTCAGATACGTTGTATATCATTAAACAAGGACAAGTTAAACTCTTAAAAGTTACGCCGCAGGGAAAGGAACAAATTCTGCATATACTCTCGACGGGCGATTTCTTCGGTGAGCTTAACATCTTTAACAGTGATGAAGTGAGTAATTTCAGTGCCTATGCACTGAAAAACACGGATATATGTCTGCTTACCAAAGCAGATATGGAACAGCTAATCGAGGAAAACCCGGATATCTCACTCAAACTACTTAAAACTATTACCAAAAGATTAGCTCACACTGAAAATTTGGCTCAAAGCCTTGCTACAAAAGATCCTGAAATCCGAATTGCTTATATGATTTTGGAACTTGGGTACAAATATGGAAAGCCAGGCAACGAGCAGATTCATGTGAGACTTCCCCTTTCACGTGAGGAAATGGCAAATTACGTGGGTGTCACACGGGAAACTATCAGTCGAAAATTTAGTAAATTTGAGCAACTAGGCATCATTGAGATCAACGGTACGCGGGAACTCACCATCTGCGATATGTCTAAATTGACTGCATATGTCGAATAAGCTCTTAACCTTAATAAGTAATTAACTATAGGGCATATAATAAAAAGGGATCGCCTCATTCAACCTAATTAACGGATGAGACGGTCCCTTCTGCATATACTTCTGATCAGAAGTTATAATAGATGCAAAGAAAAAAGGATTATAAGATCGCTTAGATAAGCAATCTTATAATCCTTTTGTTATACCGGCGAGAGGACTCGAACCTCCACGGTTTCCCTCTCGATTTTGAGTCGAGCGCGTCTGCCATTCCGCCACGCCGGCACAATCATAACCATCTAATTTAAGTATAATGGCGCGCCCTGAGAGATTCGAACTCCCGGCCTTTTGATTCGTAGTCAAACGCTCTATCCAGCTGAGCTAAGGGCGCACATATAATGGAGCGGACGACGGGAATCGAACCCGCGACCCTCGCCTTGGCAAGGCGATGCTCTACCGCTGAGCCACGTCCGCACACGGTATGTATTCACATGCAATCATTTAATTTACAAAATGGCGGAACCGACGGGATTCGAACCCGCGATCTCCTGCGTGACAGGCAGGCATGTTAGGCCAACTACACCACGGTTCCAAATTGGTTGCGGGGGCAGGATTTGAACCTGCGGCCTTCGGGTTATGAGCCCGACGAGCTACCGGGCTGCTCCACCCCGCGTCATAAGCAATATAAAATTGATGGTGGAGGCTGAGGGGTTCGAACCCCCGACCCTCTGCTTGTAAGGCAGATGCTCTCCCAGCTGAGCTAAGCCTCCATAAGTGGAACAACTTATATATCATAACATATCTCATTTATTAAAGCAATCTAAAAATTAATTGGTGACCCGTATGGGATTCGAACCCATGTTACCTCCGTGAAAGGGAGGTGTCTTAACCCCTTGACCAACGGGTCTTGTTATGAATTTCCAATAAGAACAACAAATAATATTATATCAATTCCTCCACTAGAAAGCAATAGTTTTATTTGGAATTACTAGTGAAGCATTTATGATATTAGCCCTGGCAACTCATGTGGAGTTCCACTCCCATCTAGATGATAGAACATTCGTTGAGATCTTCTCAGGATGTATAAGTGGCTTATCGGACCTAGCAGACACTATTACTCCAAATACCTGACCATCGTACTTAAGCGGACTCAGAAGACCCTATTTACTCCAAATACCTGAATATCGTACTTATGTGGACTCAGAAGACCCTATTTACAAGAATTCAGCTATAAATAGCCCACTATTAGCAAATAGCGGAATCTATGTCCGTATAACTTACTTATGAAGCAATTTAGTGATAATAAGAGCTCTGTAGTCCGCATAGGTTTTCACCCGCTCTGCTCTACTTTACTGTATATGTACTTTAGCAGCTATTAGGCTCGAGCTTAATTGTTAGCTTCATGTAGAAACAAACAGATACTCGAATTTTATTATTATTAGATTTTGCATAACAAAAAACCACCGTTGATTTCAACAGTGGTCTCATGTGCTTGGCAACGTCCTACTCTCCCAGGACCCTTCGGTCCAAGTACCATCGGCGCTGGAGGTCTTAACGGTCGTGTTCGGGATGGGTACGCGTGGAACCCCTCCGCTATCGCCACCAAACGGCAGGCTTAATCGCCTGAAAACTGAATCCGAAACAAATCTGCGTTTAGATATTTGGATAAGCCCTCGACCGATTAGTATTGGTCAGCTCCATGCATTGCTGCACTTCCACCTCCAACCTATCTACCTCGTCGTCTTCAAGGGGTCTTACTAATTGGGAAATCTCATCTTGAGGGGGGCTTCACGCTTAGATGCTTTCAGCGCTTATCCCGTCCGTACGTAGCTACTCAGCCATGCTCCTGGCGGAACAACTGATGCACCAGCGGTACGTCCATCCCGGTCCTCTCGTACTAAGGACAGCTCCTCTCAAATTTCCTGCGCCCACGACAGATAGGGACCGAACTGTCTCACGACGTTCTGAACCCAGCTCGCGTACCGCTTTAATGGGCGAACAGCCCAACCCTTGGGACCTACTTCAGCCCCAGGATGCGATGAGCCGACATCGAGGTGCCAAACCTCCCCGTCGATGTGGACTCTTGGGGGAGATAAGCCTGTTATCCCCAGGGT
Above is a window of Paenibacillus wynnii DNA encoding:
- a CDS encoding NAD(P)/FAD-dependent oxidoreductase, whose translation is MEEKHYVIVGSGVAAVHAAKAIRDHDGEASISIYGEESNLPYNRIKLSKGLFTDLHSDKVLIKKEKWYLENRIKVQSGTSITDIDPDKRVATTGDGQNVPYYKLLLCTGAANRKLNMDGASLRNVHNIRDMTDADKLKSELQSGNRICIIGGGVQGVETAWSFIEAGYHVTIVEAAPRLMSRQLDEQASTLLTQRIIGLGADVRLGQGVKCIRGTDSVQGVELEDSTILPCEHVVYSIGIIPNTDLARKASIHVQSGILVNENMETSTAHVYAAGDAAEYLGKVEGLWGGAIEQGKIAGTNMTGTPVAYQRSVPVTLFNAFETPLFSIGMVDEEQCDNSLTHLVGELYTRIFIKDDSIVGVISFEGAAASLSYKTAIEQRITLDGIDLAHSTIKEIIGEVMKRSQK
- a CDS encoding FprA family A-type flavoprotein; translated protein: MKPGFKLAKDIYWVGKIDEREVPFHRLLLTKGTTYNSYLLKTGKPTVIDTVDMEFGREFAEQLSELIDPLDIQYIVINHTEPDHSGGLAALAGKATNATIVCTEIAVPEIQQMYKLQHRNYLVVKDGDQLDIGGKTLLFKETPYLHTEETMITYCIEDKILFPCDIFSTHIAVEKLFADEAGFDITEDFKGYYQAIIHPHRRYVRTLMEAIKDLEIDMIAPSHGFAIRQDIPKFINLYAELSSETTVGKKVSIVYTTIKNSTKKMAHILQDSFLENNIEVELWDADKSDEADILKSIAAADAVFIGSSTKYADMTGNLESILLKLKDLNLEGKLAAAFGSYGWSGEAIEVVQDYLNGTNMAVQSTSHVIKTTGMTHVEFPIRIRFSPKEKEKISKIKNAAEFVSDLLLSAI
- a CDS encoding Crp/Fnr family transcriptional regulator; amino-acid sequence: MTEHSCQFSKEPCTRKVPIFTSLSDEDLAKVSAMIKHKKYSKGQALILEEQPSDTLYIIKQGQVKLLKVTPQGKEQILHILSTGDFFGELNIFNSDEVSNFSAYALKNTDICLLTKADMEQLIEENPDISLKLLKTITKRLAHTENLAQSLATKDPEIRIAYMILELGYKYGKPGNEQIHVRLPLSREEMANYVGVTRETISRKFSKFEQLGIIEINGTRELTICDMSKLTAYVE
- the rd gene encoding rubredoxin, producing the protein MKKYICEPCGYIYDPAIGDPDEDVCPGTAFEDLPEDWICPVCGEDTSHFAPIEDK
- the fabV gene encoding enoyl-ACP reductase FabV, producing MIIHPKTRSFICTTAHPEGCAKQIEKQIDYINAQKKFNGPTNVLVIGASTGYGLASRIAAAFGAGANTLGVFFDRAAEGARTATAGWYNTAAFEAKAKQNGLKSFSIVGDAFSDSIKAKTIELIKAEFGQVDLVVYSLASPRRTHPVTGEIFSSVIKPIGPTYTNKTLNFHSGEVSFTSIEPATDEEIRQTTAVMGGEDWRMWIEQLSEAGVIAKGATTVAYSYVGPEVTQPVYREGTIGKAKNDLENTAIQLNDLLQSQGGRAFVSVNKALVTQSSSAIPVVPLYISALYKVMKEKELHENCIEQMYRLFSERLYGEGTVEVDEKGLIRIDDWEMREDVQAEVMKRWLDLDTDNVNDLADLTGYQQDFYNLFGFRTEGIDYEADVDQNVDIPNLY